The genome window CACAAAATAATCGTTGCTACCTTGTCAAAGTTCCTCTGCTTCTTGTCCAGATTGGCAGCCAGTCCATTGGCCCTCTCCACATCAATCATGAGGTCCTCCACCTCACTCTGGAGCCTCTGTTTGGTTTTCTCAAGAGAAGCACACTTGGAATTCACTGCCTCAATCTGCTCCTCAGCCTCCTGAAGGCGCTGGGCcagttttttcctgtttgaaaagGAGGGATTTGTTTCTCAGTGAAAACCCCAAAGTTACAATTTTTCTGGATGTTTTTGTTGGATATATGAAGTAGAAATacttaaatacatgaaaaacataAGAAAGCAGTGCTGCAATCAAAATGTCTGCCCAAATGTCAAATTGTTTGGATAAATTTGTTTAAATGCAGGTATTTATATAGGCAAGTGATTTATTGAATGCTACTCACTTGGCTTCCTCAAGCTCCTCAGTGCGCTGGATAGCATCAGTTTCATACTTAGTTCTCCACTGAGCCACCTCACTGTTGGCCTTGGACATTCCCCGCTGCAGCTCAGCCttggcctcctgctcctcctcaaacTGCTCCCTCAGCAGATCGCAGTCATGGCGGGCTGATTGCAGTCCATGGGCAAGAGCATTCTTGGCCTGGTGTAAGAAATAATgttcagtgtgaaaaatgtctaaatAACACACATGAAGTTTGTCAGTATAAACTTAATGTTTTCTTACCTTAACCTCCTCTTCAATCTGCCTCTTCAGTTCCTCAATCTGCTGTGTGAAGGCCTGTTTGCCTCTGGtcagctgggagacgagagCTTCTTTCTCTTCAATTTGACGACTGAACTCACCTTGTGTGAAAGACGTCATGACATATTAGATTGTGTTGCGTTTGGCGATAATACAAAACATCATTTGCTGATAACCTCACATACCATTTTCTGTCAGGAGACGTGCTTTCTGTGCACCCATGTCGTTCATTTGACGGACATTTTCATCATTCTTGGTCTTCAGTTCGCTAAGTTGGTCCTCAAGAGTACGGCACATCTTTTCAAGGTTTCCCTAATGAACAAAAGAGATCAGATCAGTAagcatattttatttgtaacaTGCATAACCTCATGTATTACATGAATTTTAATGCATTGTGTACCTTTGCTTTAGCAACAGCCTCCATGTTGCTGGAGAGGTCATCAATCTCCATCTTGTATTCACTCTTTTCCTTCTCAAGCTTCTGCTTGACACGCTGAAGGTTGTCGATCTGCTCTCCCAGCTCGGCAACGCTGTCAGCCTGCTTCTTGCGAAGAGCAGCAGCGGTGGCTTCATGCTGCAGAGTGGACTCCTCCAGGTCACGACGGAGCTTCTGGAACTCAGCTTCACGCTTCTTGTTCATCTCAATCTGAGCAGCTGTGGCACCACCggcctcctccagcctctcacTGATCTCCTCAAGTTCCCTGGAGAGGTCGGCTCTCTGCTTCTCAACCTTGGCACGAGCAGCACGCTCAGCCTcaatctcctcctccagctcctcaatACGGGCCTGTTGAATGTAGGTGTGTTGTCTGTCAATaaactttcactttcaaaacacaaattagGAAATGTATGCAGTAACGTTTTATGCAACACAATGTGTCACCTGAAGCTCCTTGATCTTCTTCTGAAGCTGAGCACCCATTGACTGCTCATCCTCAATCTTGCTAAGGAGCTGACTGATTTCAAAGTCCTTCCTGTGAGAATAATGGATAAAGCACATAGTAAGAGCTTGTGCAGTTGGTCGTGATTTCAAAAAGAGCGCTTGTTGTACAACTTCCAAAGCAACATTACTTTTTCAGTTTCTCATCAGACTGCTGCTTGTCATTCTCAAGATCCATGATGGATTCCTGGGCCAGTTTCAGATCaccctccagcttcctcttggCTCTCTCAAGGTCCATACGCAGCTTCTTCTCTTGCTCCAGAGAACCCTCAAGCTGAACATTAAAATGAGTTTTTAATTATCACGTTCAAGAGGAATCTTTGACTGACTGAATCTTTTGACTGACTTTGAACTTACATCATCCACTTGCTGCTCAAGCTTGGTCTTGGCCTTGGTCAGGGTGTTGACTTTGTCTTCCTCAGCCTGCAGGTCATCAAGTGTCTGCTGATGAGCCTCCTGAAGGGCTTTCTTTTCCTTGGTCAGCTTAGCAATGCTCTCATCCTGAGAGGCCATCTCCTCGGTCAGGTTCTTCACCTAAATTTGCAAGAAAGGGGTTCGGATTACATGATAATCTTTAAATGATACTTGATTTGCTAGATAACTTGATATTTACAAACCTTGTTCTCAGTGGcatgtttctccttctccacttTTGCCAAGGTAAGCTCCAGGTCATCAATATCCTTCTTGAGCTCAGAGCATTCATCCTCCAGCTTTCTCTTCTTGGCAGTGAGCTCAGCATTgatttcctcttcatcctccagtCTCTCAGTTGTCTCTTTGAGTTTGGCCTCCAGCTGAATTTTACTCTTGATAAGACCCTCACATCTCTCCTCAGCATCTGACAGATTCTCTGATTCCTAGTTCATATGATGAAAATAGATGTTAGCACATTAACACTGAGACAACATGAGgaagctgctgttgatgtgtacTTACAGATGCAACTTGCAGCTGCAGATCATTCTTCTCCTGCAGAAGGGACACCATCTTCTCCTCCAGTTCCTTCTTCTTGGCCAGGGCAGCAGCCAAGTCTGATTGCATCTTCTCGTAGTTCTCCTTCATCTGGGCCAGCTCCTTCTCAGTTTCAGCACTCTTCAGCAGAGGCTTGATCTTGTAGTACACCTTCATCCATGGCCAGTGTTTGACATTCATGAATGAACGGACATTGTACTGGATGGTGTAGATGGCATCCCTGTGGACAAGAAGTTGCTGTTATCGACAATGATAATTCTTCATTATTCATACTATGAGTGTGCACTCAAAAGCTGTTTTCAACATGCCTCCTCGCTGTCATCTCCACAAACTCCTTTCTCATGAGGTAACCACGGCACATAGCCTGAGTCATGGTGACCAGAGCTGCCAACTTGTCATCTCTCATCTCCTCAAGGGTACCCAGCAGACCGGCTTTGAAGAACACCTGAACAAACAGTGAATAGAAAattactgtgtgtctgcactgtacACTTGAAACAAGAAAGCAttctcagagagagaggaccCCACGAAATcatctaaatgtgtttttaagaaaacatgtttggaaTATTTTAAAATCTGCCTCAGGATCTGGATCTGTATTAAAAGTATGTGAGGACTGAAAGACAGTTATGGTAAATGGTTGACAGCTGTGCCTATTCAAGAGATCTTGAATCCCTTCTAGACACATTGGCACTTTCACAGGGGTGAGTTGTGCCAAATTTCAACTGTGTCAGACTTGTGATTCTGGTCATTATAAATGCTACTCGAATTTATCACAATCCTGAATCACCAACTTGCAGTCACGGTTTACAGGGTGGTGTACACATGCATTCTACATTTTGTTGCAATTACAttgtaaacacaaagtactgcAATTTATGTTAAATAGAGGATACAGGAACTAGGCAACCCATGAGAGCACAATCTCACAGCGAATGGTAAAATGAAGCTTTTTGCAGACTCATCCATACAATTAATATATTTGgtgaaaatctaaaaaaaaaaattgtagaAGGACTAAGTTTAAAAGAATGTAGGCCAATATTTTGAATTGTTGGAAAAGTACGACAGAATCCAGGACAGAAAAAAGTTTGATGTCAGCCTCTTCGTCCCAGAGTAACAAAGCAACATGTAATGATTATGTGTGGCCAGAAGATGGCTCTTTGGATGCCTTACTTATTCTTTCACTCTTGGCCTAACATCCCatcaaattttttttaattgggtAAAAAGATACTCTTCTATTTAACAGaaaactgactgacacacatacCCACCTTGATAAATACACTGAAGGATATGAATGCAATGAAGGCACTTACCTTGGTGTGTCCGAATCTGTACTGGTCATGATCAACATCAATGGACCCAAGCAGCTTCTCTGAAGCCTTCTTGTTGTCAATGAACTGGCCCTCAGGGATGACACTGGCATTAAGCACCTTGTACCTGTTTTGGGAGTGAATGATGAGTGtaagcattttcttttaacattGTACATCAAAATTTTATTCAAATATCAATTGATACCTCTGCTTGAAGTCACCATAGAGGATTCTGCTGGGGAAACCCTTTCTGCAGATTCTGATACCCTCCAGCACACCGTTGCACCTGAGCTGGTGGATGACCAGGAAGTTCTCCATCAGACCtgttaaaaagacatttcataAGTACTTCTTTAAATAAACATTGTCTTTGTTGAAGCAGCACACAATTAATCAAACCataacaacagaacaaaaacactccTCAAAGACTCTAATGAGATTATGTTCTCTATGTACCTGGGGTCTTTGACTCATTGGGAATCAGGCAGCGCACAAAGTGAGGATGGGTGCTCCTCAAGTTTGTCATCAGCTTGCCCAAGTTCTCCTGTCGATCCAAAATGATAACTGTTGTCATAAAATGTAACAATTGAGAGTTTGAGTATAATCTGAGATATGATTTTACAGCTAAGTTTAAATGTTAAACCTTACCCTGAACTGAGAAGACACTGTCTGCATGGAACCACCCTTCTTCTTGCCTCCCTTCTTGCCACCGCCAGTCTCTGTTGATAATTTGAAGCAGACATGTTTTGTTAGAGCAAGACATAAAATGTATATGAAtacatgctttaaaataaaaatatgagtTGAGTGTGGTTACTGTCATACCCTCAACAACGGGAGGATACAGAAGAGCCAGCAGCTTAACTGAGGACTTCTGGTACAGCTGCAAAACAGACTCATTCAGTGGGTCCTTGTTCTTGTCCAGCCAGCCAGCGATATTGTAGTCCACAGTACCAGCATAGTGCACCAGGGAGAAGTGGGCCTCAGCCTTTCCCTTGGCTGGCTTTGGCTTCTCAAAGGCTTTGCATTTGCCAAGATGCTGGTCATACAGCTTGTTCTTGAAGGATGTGTCTGTGGCCTTGGGGAACATGCACTCCTCTTCAAGGATGGAGAAGATGCCCATGGGCTTGAAAAGAAGTCGGAAGAAGTATTTAATTAAGTGACACATTAGGTGAATTTAAGAAGAATTATGTAAATCACAACATGAAAAGATTACCTTCTCAATCAGCTCAATGCAGGCAGCCAAGTCCATGCCAAAGTCAATAAACTCCCAGATAATACCCTCCTTCTTGTACTCCTCTTGCTCCAGGACAAACATGTGGTGGTTGAAGAACTGTTGCAGTTTCTCATTGGTGAAGTTGATGCACAGCTGTTCCATGCTGTTGTACTGTGTGGGGATAAATAATAACCATAATCCCTTACAGTTTAGATCAGACAATGATTTTGTATTGGCTGCTGAATTGTTTGAAATCACAGCTCACATCAAAGATTTCAAAGCCAGCAATATCCAGGACACCAATGAAGAACTGCCTTGGCTGTTTAGTGTCCAACATCTGGTTGATGCGGATGACCATCCACAAGAACATCCTCTCATAGATAGACTTGGCCAGGGCAGTCACTGAGTTCAGcacctgaatgaaaacaaaggtgTGATGTGATTAGAGtcagtcagatgctgaattACTGGTGTTCTGAACTTCTAATGAGgtaagggagaaaaaaagaatcaaaaccGAACCAAACTACAATTCTAACTACAAATTGATACCAGAATATCTCAATTACCTGAGGTACAGTCTGTCCCTTGGTGACAAACTCATTTCCGACCTTCACTCTGGGATAGCACAGACCcttcagcatgtcagcagagTTCAGACCCAGCAAGTAAGCAACCTTGTCAGCATCTGAAAATAGTTTGatcatttacatttaatacatAAAGTATGTGACTGTGATTGCCCATTATGATATAGCAGAAACCAGTCTGACACAGAACTTTTCCAGTATTGTTCCTAAGCTATTCACTTTCAGCTGACATGATATTCTCACCCTCTGTGCCATCAGGCTCAGCCTGCTCCTCACGCTGCTTCTGCTTGAACTTCATGTTACCGTGGTGGAGCACAGCACCAGTCATCTTGTAGATGCTGAGCTTCTCTTCACCAGTGAAGCCCAGGATATCAATAGCATTCTGTTTTGAAGAGAAGTGTCCACACAAAACATCAGCAATGTACACAATACATGTAAGAGAGCACAGAGCATTTCAGAAAGCAGTTTTAATgagcaaaaatatttttgaatattttgaagGTGTGATCACTCACATCAGTGGCTTCCAGCTCAACTTTGTCATCAATGCTGGCTACAGTGATCTGACCCTGGCTACACATGGGGAAGTCGTAGGGGTTGGTTGTGATGAGGGACATCTCTGGAAATTCAAGCAACAGTGATTAGATCAATAGTTTGTTGTATATGAAAACTGTAAGTAAGCGTAACATTGTGCAAGAACTCATTCTGTGTACCAATCAGCTCAGGTTTGTGGTTGGTCATCATCTGGTAGAAGATGTGGTAGCCTCTTTCATCAGGAAGCTGGAATGTCACTCTGGACTTCTCCAGCAGATCTATAAATGATGATCATAAGTCACAGCCTGGCAAATGTTCAGTTCTATTGTTTTGTATGGAGTCTGAGAATTTTACTTACATGTCTCAATATCAGCACTAGACAGTTTGCCAGATGTGCCGAAATGGATTCTGATGAATTTACCCTGTTTGGGAGAAAGGAATTTTCAGAGTCCCTCTTGATGGGCATTGTGTAAGAAGACCTCTCACATAGAAATCTCTCCATACTTACGAAACGGGAAGAGTTGTCATTCCTCACAGTTTTGGCATTACCATAGGCCTCCAGCAGAGGATTGGCTGCAATAATCTGATCCTCCAGTGAACCCTGAGATCCAGGTTTAAAATTGATATCAGAACATGACTGGATAAATATTCTCTCCTTAAAGAACACCGAATTGCAATCATCAGACTGGAACTTACTCCCATCTTTGATGagtcctgcttcttcttctctccaccaACTGAGATTGTTGCAAAGTACTGGATGACACGCTTGGTGTTCACAGTCTTTCCAGCACCAGATTCTCCACTAGGTgcaaacacagacttttaaGAATTTGATCaagatatttgattttgttcaAGAAAGTCAACAAATGTTTAACTTACGTGATCAAGACAGACTGGTTCTCCCTATCTGTTAAATTACAAAGAGCAGGATtaactctgtttttcttcaacaAAACCCTCATATACTGACAGATTTTACATTGTTATGGCAAAGACTTACCAGTAAGCATGTTCTGATAAGCgttgtcagagacagagaagatgtGGGGTGGAGCCTCCATACGCTTCTTGCCTCTATAGGCAGAGACAACTTCAGAATCGTACACTGGGAGCCACTTGTAGGGGTTCACAGTGGCACAGAACAACCCAGAGTAGGTCTGAAAGTGATCAGAGATTCAGGAGTTAATTCTATACTTCCTTCAAGTATGGCCATTTTGCACTCTTGTCTTGATAGGCAGATTGTCTTACGTAGATCATCCATGCTGCATAACGCTCTTTGAGGTTATACAGCACAGAGGCTTCATTGAGATGGGTCATCATGGCCATGTCCTCAATTTTGTCGTACTTGGGAGGATTCATTGGAGAGACGTCATCTTCTTTAACTGTCCTCTCCTGGAACCGGACATGTATGTGTGAGAACTGATCACATTAAATTCCCAATTTACCCTTGCTTCATGATACCAACCTCTTGAGTGTCCAGGACTTTGACAGTGACTTTGCCAGCATCTTTCTTGATGATTGTTGCCTTCAAGTACAGCTCCTTGGCATCGGCCACGTAGCAGGCGGACTTGGCATCAAAAGGTTTGTTTTGAGCCTCAATTCTCTCCTTTTCTGGCTTACGGAGGTAAATGGCAGCTTTGCCATAAATGGCCATCTCCGCGTCCGTACTCATGGTGGCGGTTTATGCCTGTAAAGAAAGTTAGAAAAGGAATTTCCATGTTACACTAATGTCTTTAGCCCATCTAATTAAACAACAATTGAACTTGAAATTTTGCCGAATTGcaaacaaaactaaactgaaGCCATGTCTGTGTATTGTTACCGGTGGGTTATTTAGTCTGTTCTGAGAACACACAACAATACTAGCATATCGTTAATTTTTTTCAACACCTTTAGATGAATCACTGCTGACATTCAATAAGAAATTTAAGAAACTTTATCATCATTACCTCACTGGTTCCTTGTGTGCAGTAGTCACCAATCCTGTTCAAAATAGTTTTTGTTAAATATAACACAGATTCACTCATCAATTGTTCCAATTAACATAATTTTAACTTATTACTCCCATTAACACATTCAAGTGGTCTAAAGCATAAGAGAACACAATTTTACCACAAGCAGGAACTCACAGGTCTTCTGTTACAAGCCCATTTCCTCAAGGACTCCTTATATTGAATGGGGTTTTGCTGACACAGCCAAAGTTAAATATGGTAGACATACCAAATGTGGTCAAGCAGACAGCGAAAGTAGAAACATGTGTTGCAAGTACTGTGAACATCTGAAGTTTCAGGTTTCAGTATGGTCAGTTTTTGCATAGACATTCTAACTCCTTAATCAATTCTGAAAGAACAACAAACAACCTGCTGGTCTTAAAGAAGGCATACTGTTTTAAAATTATACaatctgttttcctttttttatttattttttttattagttttataGTAATTTCTGATTTACAGAATCTTCTTTTGGTCATACAGTTTAAAGCTAAACCATATAACTAAATGCCATGGTTGACAATAAAGtaatttttgttattttcacaaGAGTACCTTAAAATTATTCAGGATCACTGCTGGATTGTAAGAGATTCCTCTGTTTGACTGAGCCTTCTGTCTCAAGCTGTTGACACCTTATCTGTTGTTTCAATGCATGTCTCAGTCACCAACGCTGAATTTTGAATGCAATACAGTCAATACTTCTCTAGTTCGCTGAGGTCTAAGAAAgatatttatctacatttcaaacaaataaatttgtatttgatttttgttctttgaaCAAGAGACAGGGCTTTGTGGAGAATTGGATGGCAGGTAGGAGATCAAATTGTAGCCAAACATGTATAATTTATCCTTTCAATGTACGTCTGATTCTTTTCTAATGATTTCCATAATGAGAAAACGCTCACAATTTAGGCAAATAATGATTAATAGTCAGACACTACTTAAGATTTTCCTAGAAAATATGCCCCACAGAACTTAAAGGTGGTCACTTCTGGTGGTCACCACAACTTAAAAGCagtgcaaagaaacaaacaaaccactgAACAATGACTTAAAACACAGCATTAACACAAAATAATGTGAAGCAAGATTGTGGCTCAgccttgttttcttgtttcctctctctgtagAGTGTGATActttacacaaaaacaatgtttcagCATTGTTACATTTCATACACAGAAAGAGTGACCTAGTCTGCATTTACGCACCCATCCTTAGTGTGTCAAACTACTCGATGTTTTATGAGAACCCGTACAATGTTCTATAtaatttaatttcctgttgTAAACATTCAGTATTTTGTCACACTCTACCCAAAATTGGAAGAGTAGCAcagcaaataacacacacacagctccttaTCACAAATGATCAGTGTGGCAAAGAGAGAAGACCTTAGAATTAATTTTAGAATAGAGAGAGGCTTGTGTTGAAGTATTGTCTTCCACTTGGGAAGACAAACAATTCTCTGAATATAAGGTAGATCTCATTTACACATACCTCTCCTTCATTCTTCCCAGAGCACAACCAAGCCATCCTGCTTCCATGCCTTCCTAAGTACAGTTATCTGCCGAGCCCAGAGAGTCTCATGTTCTGAACCCTGAACATTACGGTAGGGATTTAGGGACATACCGGTCTTTTGATATCTAATGTTCACTAGTATTTGGGTAACAACCCTTAACTTACGCTGTTGACAGAGGTACGATTTCTTACCTGGTGGGTATGCTCAGGGGAAATGCCGTAGCCTGAGCATCAGCTGTGTGGAAGAGTCCAGCCTCTGTTAGTAATACCTATGCTAGCTTTGTTGCCAGCATGAGGAAGGTTTTTGATGACCCACTTCTGGCCAGAGATGCAGCATCCCTTATCTCCCTGTCAGGAGACTCGTACTGtagctgtttttgtctgagGAGTTTAGGATAGCAGCAGTGGAATGATGAGTCTCTTTTGGGGGGTATTCATTAATGTGCTTGGTTAGTCAATAATGGATGAGTTACCTGCTAGGGATGAAACAAGTGGCTTAGATGTGTTAACCTCGCTAGCCATCAGATTGGATAACAGGCCTCACAGGAGGTGTTGCGAGGGGGCTAGCTGTTCCCAGTCTCAGTCCTTTTTGTGTCCGACCCCCTCACCTTTCTCAAGACCGgttcctttttctctcagctgtcaTATCCTTCCTGCTGCCACTGAAAGAGGAGCCCATGCAACTGGCCTGGACCTGCCTTTCGCCGATGGAGCAATGCAAAAGGATGGACAGTGGCCAGACTGGCCATCACAGCAGTGCCAGTGGGGTTCTTGGTGAGCCAAAACCTTTCCTCCCTTTTATCTCGGCCCAATATGTAGCTTGATTCCACCCTTGTGTTGGACCACCTGTCCATCCCTTCATCAGCCCTGGTGGACTCTCGTGCCGATGAAGCTTTCTTGGATGACGATTTTGCTGCCCACGCTGGCATAGCAGTGGAATTGCTTGCTGATCCTCTCAAAGCTACTGCTCTAGACAGCAGACTCCTCACCTGGGTTACCCACAGCTCCACACCCCTAGATCTGGTCCCTTCTAGCAATCATCTTGAGTCCAGACAGTTGTGCATTGGTTCATCGTCCTGGATGGAGACAAAGTCGGCACTCCTGATTTTTTTAGTGATGTGCTCTCTCAAAACTGAGAGCATGTAGTCAAGCAGTTCTTTCTGTActattttatatatttcctAAAACACAGTAGTAGTCTGCAGATTGTGTTGTACAGCTGCAtctaaaacaaaaccaaacaaataaactaaagtcaaaacaaaactcgCCAGTTTTCTAGACTACCGCTTATTTCCATGTCAAGTTATCATTGTCACATCAACTTGCTGCTGAGAGTCAtaaaggttgtgtgtgtctgttcggACACTGTCCAAAGAGGCAAGGGGGAGGGGGATGAGGGATCAACTTGCGACTGCAGAGGTTGgcaagggggaggggggcaggggATAGACTGATGCCGCCAggccacacaacacaaactgcttccaaataaattgtatttcatAATTAACATAGACCCATATGTCTACACATAATTGATTGGGttatgaaaaaatgcaaaaaaaaaaaaaaaaaaaatctacgtAAATTTGTTTACGTCACCTGATTCTGgttgactgacaggtgaaggGACGGTGTTGGCAAAAGGTAATGTGAAAGGTCATATTATGGGGTCGTGTCTTAAATTAAGATCATGGATCAAACTAAAAGACCAAAGAAGCCATCAGGtgcgaaaaagaaaaaaagaagaagaggagaaacgggcaaaagaaaaaaggtaaGCAGGTTTCTATGAGCGATGTGATGGATGGTAGGCTATCGGCTATTTATTAGCCTCTTGCTAATATGTTGCTAAGCTACAGAAGACGACTGTATTTGACATATAGTTTTGCTGAACTAGCAACTATTAGAACTGAGGCATCATGTCATGCAACTAATTTCACCCATGGGCAACCTAGTCtagtttgtgtttgcaacacAACAAGCGCAAATTTACACAGCCGTCCTGACTGTGGACTGTGGACTATTCCTATATGCTATATGCTAAGTCAATTAACTTCTAACATACATTGACATGGCGTCACTTCTCCTGTGAGGCATTTGATGAGCCTTTAAGTGATGCTCTTAAGAAGCTGGAagtcacatttttcactgttgttgttgatgctgcagcttcagctgttCAGGAAAGATTTTCCACACTGCAAAATGTGAGAGAGATCTTTGGAGTGCTCTCTAATTTCAGTAACCTCCCAGACAAAGAGCTCCAAAAAGAATGTGAGACCCTGCAAACTACACTGCACTTTAAGGGACACTCAGATGTAGATGGCAGAGACCTTGTGCAGGAGCTGAA of Chelmon rostratus isolate fCheRos1 chromosome 6, fCheRos1.pri, whole genome shotgun sequence contains these proteins:
- the LOC121608514 gene encoding myosin heavy chain, fast skeletal muscle-like isoform X2, giving the protein MSTDAEMAIYGKAAIYLRKPEKERIEAQNKPFDAKSACYVADAKELYLKATIIKKDAGKVTVKVLDTQEERTVKEDDVSPMNPPKYDKIEDMAMMTHLNEASVLYNLKERYAAWMIYTYSGLFCATVNPYKWLPVYDSEVVSAYRGKKRMEAPPHIFSVSDNAYQNMLTDRENQSVLITGESGAGKTVNTKRVIQYFATISVGGEKKKQDSSKMGGSLEDQIIAANPLLEAYGNAKTVRNDNSSRFGKFIRIHFGTSGKLSSADIETYLLEKSRVTFQLPDERGYHIFYQMMTNHKPELIEMSLITTNPYDFPMCSQGQITVASIDDKVELEATDNAIDILGFTGEEKLSIYKMTGAVLHHGNMKFKQKQREEQAEPDGTEDADKVAYLLGLNSADMLKGLCYPRVKVGNEFVTKGQTVPQVLNSVTALAKSIYERMFLWMVIRINQMLDTKQPRQFFIGVLDIAGFEIFDYNSMEQLCINFTNEKLQQFFNHHMFVLEQEEYKKEGIIWEFIDFGMDLAACIELIEKPMGIFSILEEECMFPKATDTSFKNKLYDQHLGKCKAFEKPKPAKGKAEAHFSLVHYAGTVDYNIAGWLDKNKDPLNESVLQLYQKSSVKLLALLYPPVVEETGGGKKGGKKKGGSMQTVSSQFRENLGKLMTNLRSTHPHFVRCLIPNESKTPGLMENFLVIHQLRCNGVLEGIRICRKGFPSRILYGDFKQRYKVLNASVIPEGQFIDNKKASEKLLGSIDVDHDQYRFGHTKVFFKAGLLGTLEEMRDDKLAALVTMTQAMCRGYLMRKEFVEMTARRDAIYTIQYNVRSFMNVKHWPWMKVYYKIKPLLKSAETEKELAQMKENYEKMQSDLAAALAKKKELEEKMVSLLQEKNDLQLQVASESENLSDAEERCEGLIKSKIQLEAKLKETTERLEDEEEINAELTAKKRKLEDECSELKKDIDDLELTLAKVEKEKHATENKVKNLTEEMASQDESIAKLTKEKKALQEAHQQTLDDLQAEEDKVNTLTKAKTKLEQQVDDLEGSLEQEKKLRMDLERAKRKLEGDLKLAQESIMDLENDKQQSDEKLKKKDFEISQLLSKIEDEQSMGAQLQKKIKELQARIEELEEEIEAERAARAKVEKQRADLSRELEEISERLEEAGGATAAQIEMNKKREAEFQKLRRDLEESTLQHEATAAALRKKQADSVAELGEQIDNLQRVKQKLEKEKSEYKMEIDDLSSNMEAVAKAKGNLEKMCRTLEDQLSELKTKNDENVRQMNDMGAQKARLLTENGEFSRQIEEKEALVSQLTRGKQAFTQQIEELKRQIEEEVKAKNALAHGLQSARHDCDLLREQFEEEQEAKAELQRGMSKANSEVAQWRTKYETDAIQRTEELEEAKKKLAQRLQEAEEQIEAVNSKCASLEKTKQRLQSEVEDLMIDVERANGLAANLDKKQRNFDKVLAEWKQKYEEGQAELEGAQKEARSLGTELFKMKNSYEEALDQLETMKRENKNLQQEISDLTEQIGETGKSIHELEKAKKQVETEKAEIQTALEEAEGTLEHEESKILRVQLELNQIKGEVDRKLAEKDEEMEQIKRNSQRVTDSMQSTLDSEVRSRNDALRIKKKMEGDLNEMEIQLSHANRQAAESQKQLRNVQAQLKDAQLHLDDAVRAQDDLKEQAAMVERRNGLMVAEIEELRAALEQTERSRKIAEQELVDASERVGLLHSQNTSLMNTKKKLESDLVQIQGEVDDTVQEARNAEEKAKKAITDAAMMAEELKKEQDTSAHLERMKKNLEVAVKDLQHRLDEAENLAMKGGKKQLQKLESRVRELETEVEGEQRRGADAVKGVCKYERRVKELTYQTEEDKKNITRLQDLVDKLQLKVKAYKRQAEEAEEQANVHLSKCRKIQHELEEAEERADIAESQVNKMRAKSRDSGKGKEAAE